A genome region from Arthrobacter sp. V1I9 includes the following:
- a CDS encoding alpha-amylase family protein: protein MRIAETSDLWWKNAVIYCLDVETFFDDDGDGTGDFAGLTQRVDYLAALGVTCIWLMPFYPSPDRDDGYDVTDFFTVDPRLGTMGDLVEFIRAAKDRGMRVIADFVVNHTSDQHPWFVEARKSTDNPYRDFYVWRSDTPPDTSSEVVFPGEESSLWTRDDATGEWYLHMFARHQPDLNVVNPAVRNEIAKAMGLWLELGLDGFRLDAVPFFLETRGQPKDEAAILDPHGYLTALRSFVSRRNGSAVLLGEVNLPYKEQLEYFGGPEGNELNMQFDFMTMQHLYLSLARQDARPLAETLKSRPGLHPDNQWAMFVRNHDELTLDKLSDGERGEVFAAFGPEKNMQIYGRGLRRRLPPMLGGDPERLRMVYSLMFCLPGTPVLFYGEEIGMGEDLKQKSRAAVRTPMQWSDEKNAGFSSAKVSDLVAPLVRGDYGPDRVNAAAAKRDPDSLFNFMTTLILRYRESPELGWGEFAVIDQPEPAVFAHTCSSDDGTLVLLHNLGEEPVKVAGKAGPEDGPPQAFKGALLLDLFDGDNVPLEPDGGFTVELGRYGYRWYRVHRKGDRLAP, encoded by the coding sequence GTGAGGATCGCCGAGACCTCGGACCTATGGTGGAAGAACGCGGTCATCTACTGCCTGGATGTTGAGACTTTCTTTGACGACGACGGCGACGGCACCGGTGATTTCGCCGGCCTCACCCAGCGCGTGGACTACCTGGCAGCGCTCGGGGTGACCTGCATCTGGCTCATGCCGTTCTACCCCTCCCCCGACCGGGACGACGGCTACGACGTCACCGACTTCTTCACCGTGGATCCCCGGCTGGGCACCATGGGGGACCTGGTGGAGTTCATCCGCGCCGCCAAGGACCGGGGAATGCGGGTGATCGCGGACTTCGTGGTCAACCACACCTCGGACCAGCACCCGTGGTTCGTGGAGGCTCGGAAATCCACGGACAACCCGTACCGGGACTTCTACGTGTGGCGGAGCGACACTCCCCCGGACACGTCATCGGAGGTGGTGTTCCCCGGCGAAGAATCCTCGTTGTGGACCCGGGATGACGCCACTGGGGAGTGGTACCTGCATATGTTCGCGAGGCACCAGCCGGACCTGAACGTCGTCAACCCGGCCGTGCGGAACGAAATCGCAAAGGCGATGGGCCTGTGGCTGGAACTCGGCCTGGACGGTTTCCGGCTGGACGCGGTGCCCTTCTTTTTGGAGACCCGCGGCCAGCCCAAGGACGAGGCCGCAATCCTGGATCCGCACGGCTACCTGACGGCGCTGCGGAGTTTCGTCAGCCGCCGGAATGGAAGCGCGGTGCTGCTGGGCGAGGTAAACCTGCCGTACAAGGAGCAGCTGGAGTACTTCGGCGGGCCGGAGGGCAACGAACTGAACATGCAGTTCGACTTCATGACCATGCAGCACCTCTACCTGTCGCTGGCGCGGCAGGACGCGAGGCCGCTGGCCGAGACGCTCAAGAGCCGCCCGGGGCTCCATCCGGACAACCAGTGGGCAATGTTCGTGCGCAACCATGACGAACTCACCCTGGACAAGCTCAGCGACGGCGAGCGCGGGGAGGTTTTCGCCGCCTTCGGCCCGGAGAAGAACATGCAGATTTACGGGCGCGGCCTGCGCCGCCGGCTTCCGCCGATGCTGGGCGGTGACCCGGAACGCCTGCGGATGGTGTACTCGCTGATGTTTTGCCTCCCCGGCACCCCGGTGCTGTTCTACGGCGAGGAAATCGGCATGGGCGAGGACCTCAAGCAGAAGAGCCGCGCCGCGGTGCGCACCCCCATGCAGTGGAGTGACGAAAAAAACGCCGGCTTCTCCAGTGCCAAGGTCTCGGACCTGGTGGCGCCGCTGGTGCGCGGGGACTATGGGCCGGACCGCGTCAACGCCGCCGCCGCGAAGCGCGACCCCGATTCGCTGTTCAACTTCATGACCACCCTGATCCTGCGGTACCGGGAATCGCCGGAACTGGGCTGGGGCGAATTCGCCGTCATCGACCAGCCCGAACCCGCCGTCTTCGCGCACACCTGCAGTTCCGACGACGGCACCCTGGTCCTCCTGCACAACCTCGGCGAGGAACCGGTGAAGGTGGCCGGCAAGGCCGGCCCGGAGGACGGGCCGCCGCAGGCGTTCAAGGGCGCCCTCCTGCTGGACCTGTTCGACGGCGACAACGTGCCTTTGGAGCCTGACGGCGGCTTCACGGTGGAGCTGGGACGTTACGGTTACCGGTGGTACCGGGTGCACCGGAAAGGTGACCGGCTGGCGCCCTGA
- a CDS encoding ABC transporter ATP-binding protein: MSARLVLEDLAVSHRVSDGGNSGKRILSGVSLSVDPGEFVALVGSSGSGKTLTAMSCLQLLPPSLDITGGSIKLGDLDLTRASEQELNSVRGGRLGMLFQQPKRMFNPNRTVEQHLREPLRLHGGLRGGKARSKALELLEEVGFTDPVKGIRAYPHQLSGGMAQRAMTALALAGQPRMLLADEPTSALDKVLERQILQLLDRERRERGLGILYITHNIASVAAFADRVLVMNSGSIVEAGPAGALLTRPKTAYTRELLAAARLAPESRRRPPSREREILVLKGVGKQFGSRRKLGHAALQDVSLTLRRGEILGVLGQSGSGKSTLAKAIVGLEMASAGTITRRLDPAGPRESTAVQLVFQEPHGAFDPRMTLRASLQAPLRAHHDLSPEQRDERITAAMAEVELDVALLDKRPGQCSGGQLQRATIARALLLEPQVLICDEATSALDALTQRTILNLLLRLQREHSLSLIVISHDMDVVRYMCDRVAVLLEGRVVEVAETKDFFAAPQHQHSQALVEASIPCRADGMWSVLDVAKP, translated from the coding sequence ATGAGTGCGCGGCTGGTCCTGGAGGACCTGGCGGTGAGCCATAGAGTTTCCGATGGCGGGAACTCCGGCAAGCGCATCCTCTCCGGAGTCTCGCTGTCCGTTGATCCGGGTGAGTTTGTTGCGCTTGTGGGCAGTTCCGGTTCGGGCAAGACGCTGACCGCGATGTCCTGCCTGCAGCTGCTGCCGCCCAGCCTGGACATCACCGGCGGTTCCATCAAGCTCGGGGACCTCGACCTGACCCGCGCGTCCGAACAGGAGCTTAACTCGGTGCGCGGCGGCCGGCTGGGGATGCTGTTCCAGCAGCCCAAGCGGATGTTCAACCCGAACCGGACCGTTGAGCAGCACCTTAGGGAGCCGCTGCGCCTGCACGGGGGCCTGCGGGGCGGGAAGGCCCGCAGCAAGGCGCTGGAGCTGCTTGAGGAGGTGGGCTTCACCGATCCCGTGAAGGGGATCCGGGCGTACCCGCACCAGCTTTCCGGCGGCATGGCCCAGCGGGCGATGACAGCCCTGGCACTGGCCGGACAGCCGCGCATGCTGCTGGCGGATGAGCCGACGTCGGCGCTGGACAAGGTGCTGGAACGCCAGATCCTGCAGCTGCTGGACCGTGAACGCCGGGAACGCGGCCTGGGCATTCTCTACATCACGCACAATATCGCCTCCGTTGCCGCCTTCGCGGACCGGGTCCTCGTGATGAACTCCGGCAGCATTGTGGAGGCCGGACCCGCCGGTGCGCTCCTTACCCGGCCCAAGACTGCCTACACCCGCGAACTGCTGGCGGCCGCCCGCCTGGCGCCGGAGTCCCGCCGTCGTCCGCCGTCCAGGGAACGCGAGATCCTGGTACTGAAGGGCGTGGGCAAGCAGTTCGGGTCGAGGCGGAAGCTGGGCCATGCCGCGCTGCAGGACGTCTCGCTGACTCTCCGGCGCGGGGAAATCCTGGGCGTGCTGGGCCAGTCGGGGTCCGGCAAGAGCACCTTGGCGAAGGCGATCGTGGGCCTGGAAATGGCCAGCGCTGGGACCATCACGCGGCGGCTGGACCCTGCCGGACCACGTGAGTCCACCGCCGTGCAGTTGGTGTTCCAGGAACCGCACGGCGCCTTCGACCCGAGGATGACACTCCGCGCCAGCCTGCAGGCCCCGCTGCGGGCGCACCACGACCTTTCGCCGGAACAGCGGGATGAGCGGATCACCGCCGCCATGGCAGAGGTGGAGCTGGATGTCGCGCTGCTGGACAAGCGGCCGGGGCAGTGCTCAGGTGGCCAGCTGCAGCGCGCCACGATCGCGCGTGCCCTGCTGCTGGAACCCCAGGTCCTGATCTGTGATGAAGCCACCTCAGCACTGGACGCCCTCACGCAGCGCACCATCCTCAACTTGCTTCTGCGGCTGCAGCGGGAGCACAGCCTGTCCCTGATCGTCATTTCGCATGACATGGACGTGGTGCGGTACATGTGCGACCGGGTTGCCGTGCTGCTCGAGGGCCGCGTAGTTGAGGTGGCCGAAACCAAGGACTTTTTCGCGGCGCCGCAGCACCAGCACAGCCAGGCGCTCGTGGAGGCCTCGATCCCTTGCCGGGCGGATGGGATGTGGAGTGTGCTGGATGTTGCCAAGCCGTAG
- a CDS encoding TIGR03885 family FMN-dependent LLM class oxidoreductase produces the protein MVTVGFHASHEQISPGQLLKDVQHAERAGFDAAMCSDHIEPWSARQGHSGFAWSWLGAALATTKLRFGVVTAPGQRYHPAIIAHASATLAGMFPGRFWMATGSGENMNEHITGDAWPPKETRQRRLEESVEVIRRLHRGEEVTHHGLVTVEQARIWEVPDTPPQLIAPAISVETARRAAAWADGLVTVNQPAGKLKEMLAAYRGNGGRGKAILQVHLSWAPGEDEATAVALDQWRTNTFDPPIPWDLPTAGHFDGVGNHVGEDQVRKTVNISASLDRHVEWLAGYADLGFDELYLHFVGQEQERFIDTFAGEVLPQLRPSPALATSAAATGAAADRGTGA, from the coding sequence ATGGTTACTGTCGGCTTCCACGCCTCCCACGAACAGATCAGTCCCGGCCAACTGCTCAAAGACGTCCAGCACGCGGAACGCGCGGGCTTCGACGCGGCCATGTGCTCGGACCACATTGAGCCGTGGTCCGCCCGGCAGGGTCACTCCGGGTTCGCCTGGTCGTGGCTGGGGGCTGCGCTGGCCACAACAAAGCTGCGCTTTGGAGTGGTGACAGCGCCGGGGCAGCGGTACCACCCGGCCATCATCGCCCACGCCTCGGCCACCCTGGCGGGCATGTTCCCGGGCCGCTTCTGGATGGCCACGGGGAGTGGCGAGAACATGAATGAACACATCACCGGGGACGCCTGGCCGCCTAAGGAAACCCGCCAGCGGCGGCTGGAAGAGAGCGTGGAGGTCATCCGGCGCCTGCACCGGGGCGAGGAGGTCACCCATCATGGCCTCGTCACCGTGGAACAGGCTCGGATTTGGGAGGTCCCGGACACTCCGCCGCAGCTCATTGCCCCTGCCATCAGTGTGGAGACCGCCCGTCGCGCTGCGGCCTGGGCTGACGGCCTGGTCACCGTGAACCAGCCTGCGGGCAAGCTCAAGGAGATGCTTGCCGCCTACCGCGGCAACGGGGGCAGGGGAAAGGCCATCCTGCAGGTGCACCTCTCCTGGGCTCCCGGCGAAGATGAGGCCACCGCCGTGGCGCTGGACCAGTGGCGCACCAACACCTTCGATCCGCCCATCCCGTGGGACCTCCCCACTGCCGGGCATTTCGACGGCGTAGGGAACCACGTGGGCGAGGACCAGGTACGCAAAACGGTGAACATCTCCGCCAGCCTCGACCGGCATGTCGAGTGGCTGGCCGGTTACGCGGACCTGGGCTTCGACGAGCTCTACCTGCACTTTGTGGGCCAGGAGCAGGAACGCTTCATTGATACGTTCGCGGGCGAAGTCCTGCCGCAACTGCGCCCTTCCCCCGCTTTGGCCACGTCTGCCGCAGCGACCGGAGCGGCAGCTGATCGCGGGACCGGCGCGTGA
- a CDS encoding ABC transporter permease: MRKRLNVSTLAAAVLALIVLAVLLAPWISPYPPAEQNLAERLAPPSAGHWLGTDNLGRDTLSRILEGGRFSMSVAALATLLTCLLGVAIGIISARRRGWVDEFLTRTNDVLLALPEMVVALFIVAALGTGFGPLLLALVVTGWTPFARLARTLAYDVSARGFVDAARVVGCPPSFIVFRHVLPHLAAPILGQATLRFGHLLISVGALSYLGLGVQPPQSDWGSMLAAAQPFADRAPLGILAPGLVIFTVALCVTLIGQRAAHMAAAPLLMPQAAGS; encoded by the coding sequence TTGCGTAAACGGTTGAACGTCAGCACCCTGGCCGCGGCGGTGCTTGCCCTGATTGTGCTGGCGGTGCTGCTGGCCCCGTGGATCTCGCCCTACCCGCCGGCGGAGCAGAATTTGGCGGAGCGCCTGGCTCCGCCCTCGGCCGGGCACTGGCTGGGAACGGACAACCTGGGCCGGGACACCCTCAGCCGGATCCTCGAGGGCGGCCGGTTCTCCATGTCCGTGGCCGCACTGGCCACGCTGCTGACGTGCTTGCTGGGCGTGGCCATCGGCATCATCAGTGCACGGCGACGGGGCTGGGTGGATGAGTTCCTGACCCGCACCAACGACGTCCTGCTCGCCCTGCCGGAAATGGTGGTGGCGCTGTTCATCGTGGCGGCGCTGGGTACGGGCTTCGGGCCGTTGCTGCTCGCGCTTGTGGTCACCGGGTGGACGCCCTTTGCCCGGCTTGCCCGCACCCTGGCGTACGACGTCTCGGCCCGCGGCTTCGTTGACGCCGCGCGCGTGGTGGGCTGCCCGCCGTCGTTCATTGTCTTCCGGCATGTCCTGCCACACCTCGCAGCCCCGATCCTGGGCCAGGCGACGCTCCGGTTCGGGCACCTCCTCATCAGCGTGGGCGCCCTGTCCTACCTGGGCCTGGGCGTTCAGCCGCCGCAATCGGACTGGGGTTCCATGCTGGCGGCAGCGCAACCGTTCGCGGACCGTGCCCCGCTGGGAATCCTCGCCCCGGGCCTGGTCATTTTCACCGTGGCCTTGTGCGTGACCCTGATCGGTCAGCGGGCCGCCCACATGGCTGCGGCGCCGCTGCTGATGCCGCAGGCAGCAGGCTCATGA
- a CDS encoding MmcQ/YjbR family DNA-binding protein, translating to MATEDDVRTAALALPGVTERLSWGQPAWFAKTLLARIWEPGVLTVKTEEREALAGTEPETYFWTPHHERSPQLLLVRLDRIDGQLLAELLADSYRLAGGERHRRRQPGGQ from the coding sequence ATGGCCACCGAGGATGACGTCAGGACCGCTGCCCTCGCGCTGCCGGGGGTCACAGAGCGGCTGAGCTGGGGCCAGCCGGCGTGGTTTGCCAAGACCCTGCTGGCACGGATCTGGGAGCCCGGAGTCCTGACGGTCAAAACGGAAGAGCGCGAGGCCCTGGCCGGCACGGAACCGGAAACCTACTTTTGGACTCCCCATCACGAGCGCTCGCCACAACTGCTGCTGGTCCGGCTCGACCGGATCGATGGGCAGCTGCTGGCAGAACTGCTGGCGGATTCCTACCGGCTCGCGGGAGGGGAACGCCACCGACGCCGGCAGCCCGGGGGCCAGTAA
- a CDS encoding ABC transporter substrate-binding protein — MAAAAALTLTGCGFSGTQTQASQPAAAADTSQRIVVDNFRAPVANWAVESDAAYILSLSGCLETLTTFNQAESKVLPSLATEWKQTSPLDWDFSIRQGVKFQDGTDLTAESVVSALNHVLDAKVPARAFNRTMISSVTAVDEQTVRVSTPAENPLVPYRLASVNTGILAPAAYKAEGLDPFGHCTGPFTPVSEKGKQSLTLDRNENYWGGDVQLAGAEIRFITNGATRAAQVQTGEADISLSIPVASLAALKADDGVSVLGADSPRTATMYMNNGRAPLDKVEVRKAIRDALDLDALAASVYEGAALPATGPFAPSEPWAGEKQDKQKQNVEEARKLLAEAGYTADRPLEIIAIVERAEFADVAAVVQENLKNIGIPVTIASKEYASAEPDVLAGNYDMLLSQRNRLIDIADPIGFLTADYTCKGTYNLSHFCDPEYDRIIAEAATTVDTNERYKLYAEAGQILQDKAVNAWLVNEQATDAIRTNVLSYVQDPLSRYVLTAKTAKAAS, encoded by the coding sequence ATGGCCGCGGCGGCTGCCCTGACCCTGACCGGCTGCGGTTTCAGCGGCACCCAGACCCAGGCCTCGCAGCCCGCCGCAGCTGCGGACACCAGCCAGCGGATCGTCGTCGACAACTTCCGCGCCCCGGTCGCCAACTGGGCTGTGGAGTCCGACGCCGCCTACATCCTGTCCCTGTCCGGCTGCCTGGAGACGCTGACCACCTTCAACCAGGCGGAGAGCAAGGTCCTCCCCTCGCTGGCCACCGAGTGGAAGCAGACCTCACCCCTGGACTGGGACTTCAGCATCCGCCAGGGCGTCAAGTTCCAGGACGGCACGGATCTCACTGCAGAGTCAGTGGTGTCAGCGCTCAACCACGTGCTGGACGCAAAGGTTCCCGCCCGCGCCTTCAACCGCACCATGATCAGCAGCGTCACGGCGGTGGACGAGCAGACCGTCCGCGTCAGCACGCCGGCCGAGAACCCGCTGGTGCCGTACCGGCTGGCCAGCGTGAACACCGGAATCCTGGCGCCCGCAGCCTACAAGGCCGAAGGCCTGGACCCGTTCGGCCACTGCACCGGCCCTTTCACTCCCGTCTCCGAGAAGGGTAAACAGTCCCTCACTTTGGACCGCAACGAGAACTACTGGGGCGGCGACGTGCAGCTCGCCGGCGCTGAGATCCGCTTCATCACCAACGGCGCCACCCGCGCCGCCCAGGTGCAGACCGGCGAGGCGGACATCTCCCTGTCCATCCCGGTCGCGAGCCTTGCCGCGCTGAAGGCGGACGACGGCGTCTCCGTGCTGGGTGCCGATTCCCCCCGCACTGCCACGATGTACATGAACAACGGCCGCGCACCGCTGGACAAAGTGGAGGTCCGCAAGGCAATCCGCGACGCGCTGGACCTGGACGCCCTCGCTGCCAGTGTCTACGAAGGTGCCGCCCTGCCCGCCACCGGCCCGTTCGCACCCTCCGAGCCATGGGCCGGCGAAAAGCAGGACAAGCAGAAGCAGAACGTTGAGGAAGCCCGCAAGCTGCTCGCCGAGGCCGGCTACACCGCCGACCGCCCCCTGGAAATCATCGCGATCGTGGAGCGCGCCGAATTCGCCGACGTTGCCGCCGTCGTGCAGGAAAACCTGAAGAACATCGGCATCCCGGTCACCATCGCGTCCAAGGAATACGCCTCGGCGGAGCCGGACGTCCTGGCCGGGAACTACGACATGCTGCTCAGCCAGCGGAACCGGCTGATCGACATCGCCGACCCCATCGGGTTCCTCACCGCGGACTACACCTGCAAAGGCACGTACAACCTGAGCCACTTCTGCGACCCGGAGTACGACCGGATCATCGCCGAAGCCGCGACAACCGTGGACACGAACGAGCGCTACAAGCTGTACGCGGAGGCAGGCCAGATCCTCCAGGACAAGGCAGTCAACGCATGGCTGGTCAACGAACAGGCAACCGACGCGATCCGCACCAACGTCCTCTCCTACGTCCAGGACCCGCTGTCCCGCTACGTCCTGACGGCGAAGACGGCCAAGGCCGCGTCCTAG
- a CDS encoding MoaD/ThiS family protein, with protein MCCASGQQWWPVPEISVVLPGVLQPFAGGQSVLTAPADGPVSVVKLLDSVTAGYPVLARRLRDETGALRRFVNIYVGGDEVRRLQGLETEVAPGQEVLVIQSVAGG; from the coding sequence ATGTGCTGTGCGTCCGGGCAGCAGTGGTGGCCGGTGCCTGAGATCAGCGTTGTTCTTCCCGGCGTCCTGCAACCCTTCGCCGGCGGGCAGTCCGTACTGACTGCGCCCGCCGACGGGCCGGTGTCGGTGGTGAAACTGCTGGATTCCGTGACTGCCGGCTACCCTGTGTTGGCCAGGCGGCTTCGCGACGAAACAGGCGCGTTGCGCCGATTCGTGAACATCTATGTGGGCGGTGACGAGGTGCGGCGCCTGCAGGGCCTGGAAACGGAGGTGGCGCCCGGCCAGGAGGTGCTGGTCATCCAGTCAGTGGCCGGAGGCTGA
- a CDS encoding ATP-dependent DNA ligase, which yields MELPVMPPVPPMLAKAVSGVPDGDLSYEPKWDGFRSIIFRDGDDLEIGSRNEKPMTRYFPELVEALKENLPPRCVVDGEIILVGASGDRLDFDALQQRIHPAASRVKLLASQTPASFVAFDLLALGDDDYTDRPFTERRAALEKALAASKAPVHLTAATTDKDTAEQWFRQFEGAGLDGIVAKQLDGRYQPDKRVMFKTKHERTADCVVAGYRVHKSGPDAIGSLLLGLYTDDGGLASVGVIGAFPMKRRQELYEQLQPLVTDFDGHPWAWGQQEEGERTPRKAEGSRWSAGKDLSFVPLRPELVVEVRYDHMEGDRFRHTAQFNRWRPDRDPESCTYAQLEEPVNFDLASVLETGRP from the coding sequence ATGGAACTTCCCGTGATGCCGCCCGTCCCGCCCATGCTCGCCAAGGCCGTCAGCGGCGTCCCGGATGGGGACCTCAGTTATGAGCCGAAATGGGACGGCTTCCGGTCCATCATTTTCCGTGACGGCGACGACCTGGAGATCGGCAGCCGCAACGAAAAACCCATGACCCGCTACTTCCCCGAGCTCGTTGAGGCGCTGAAGGAAAACCTCCCTCCGCGCTGTGTGGTCGACGGCGAAATCATCCTGGTGGGCGCCTCAGGGGACCGCTTGGATTTCGACGCCCTCCAGCAGCGCATCCACCCCGCGGCCAGCCGGGTAAAACTGCTCGCTTCCCAGACACCGGCCAGTTTCGTGGCGTTCGACCTGCTGGCCCTGGGTGATGATGACTACACGGACCGGCCCTTCACCGAGCGGCGGGCGGCGCTTGAGAAGGCGCTTGCGGCAAGCAAAGCCCCGGTCCATCTCACCGCCGCCACCACGGACAAGGACACGGCCGAACAGTGGTTCCGGCAGTTTGAGGGGGCAGGCCTGGACGGGATTGTCGCCAAGCAGCTGGACGGCCGGTACCAGCCGGACAAGCGGGTGATGTTCAAAACCAAGCACGAACGCACCGCTGACTGTGTGGTGGCCGGTTACCGCGTTCACAAGAGCGGACCCGACGCCATCGGCTCGTTGCTGCTCGGCCTGTACACGGACGACGGCGGCTTGGCCAGCGTGGGCGTGATCGGTGCCTTCCCCATGAAGCGGCGACAGGAGCTGTATGAACAGCTGCAGCCACTGGTCACCGACTTCGACGGCCACCCGTGGGCGTGGGGCCAGCAGGAGGAAGGGGAACGGACCCCGCGCAAAGCGGAAGGCAGCCGCTGGAGCGCCGGCAAGGACCTCTCCTTCGTGCCGCTGCGCCCGGAGCTGGTGGTGGAGGTCCGGTACGACCACATGGAAGGCGACCGGTTCCGGCACACTGCCCAGTTCAACCGCTGGCGGCCGGACCGGGACCCGGAATCGTGCACCTACGCGCAGTTGGAGGAACCGGTCAACTTTGACCTGGCGTCCGTGCTGGAGACGGGGCGGCCGTAG
- a CDS encoding ABC transporter permease: MLQFITKRTATLVAAVVVSSFAVFLIPYFTPGDPVRKIIRSRVAGDAVDESAVQGLSESLGLNDPLAVQYFRWLGDFFSGDMGLSFVSRTPVAEQVLPALSVTLSLVTMALVLAAAVSLPLGIIAGLRPGSAPDKAITAVTQALIAMPEYWVAPVLVLVFALKLSVLPTAGWNDLSSAVLPALTLALRPISFFTSAVRAGIIDAAAAEHVPAARARGLSQGQAILRHVVPNGLVPLSTLFAVWFAGLLGGSVIVEVIFAVPGMGRLLFDAVINSDIPLAQGGVVVVVALAVGVTTLADFVHRFLSRTVGASLA; this comes from the coding sequence ATGCTGCAGTTCATCACCAAACGGACGGCCACCCTGGTGGCCGCCGTTGTGGTGTCCTCTTTCGCGGTCTTCCTGATCCCGTACTTCACGCCAGGTGATCCGGTTCGGAAAATCATCCGGTCACGGGTGGCGGGGGACGCCGTCGACGAGTCCGCGGTGCAGGGCCTCAGCGAAAGCCTCGGCCTGAACGACCCCCTGGCCGTCCAGTACTTCCGTTGGCTGGGAGACTTCTTCAGTGGCGACATGGGGCTGTCCTTCGTCAGCCGCACGCCCGTGGCCGAGCAGGTGCTTCCGGCGCTCTCCGTCACGCTCAGCCTGGTCACCATGGCACTGGTCCTGGCCGCGGCGGTATCGCTGCCGCTGGGGATCATTGCCGGACTGCGGCCGGGAAGCGCCCCGGACAAGGCCATCACCGCCGTCACGCAGGCCTTGATCGCCATGCCGGAGTACTGGGTAGCTCCCGTGCTGGTGCTGGTCTTCGCCCTGAAGCTGTCCGTCCTGCCCACGGCGGGCTGGAACGACCTCTCGTCCGCCGTCCTGCCAGCCCTGACCCTGGCCCTGCGCCCCATCAGTTTCTTCACCTCGGCCGTCCGGGCCGGCATCATTGACGCAGCCGCCGCGGAGCACGTGCCGGCCGCCCGGGCGCGCGGCCTGAGCCAGGGCCAGGCCATCCTCCGTCACGTGGTGCCGAACGGCCTGGTGCCGCTTTCCACCCTGTTCGCCGTCTGGTTCGCGGGGCTGCTGGGCGGATCAGTGATCGTGGAAGTCATTTTCGCAGTGCCCGGCATGGGCCGGCTGCTCTTCGACGCCGTGATCAACAGCGACATCCCGCTCGCCCAAGGGGGCGTGGTGGTAGTGGTGGCACTCGCGGTCGGCGTGACCACACTGGCGGACTTCGTGCACCGGTTCCTCAGCCGCACGGTGGGAGCCTCCCTTGCGTAA